The following coding sequences are from one Neurospora crassa OR74A linkage group I, whole genome shotgun sequence window:
- a CDS encoding SMT3, variant 2 has translation MADNAENGSGNAGSDAAAPAVEHLNIKVTDNNNEVFFKIKRSTKLEKLMTAFCERQGKTLASVRFLFEGQRVQPTDTPDTLEMQDGDCLEVHQEQVGGW, from the exons ATGGCGGACAACGCTGAGAACGGAAGTGGAAACGCTGGCTCCgatgccgccgcccccgccgTCGAGCACCTTAATATCAAGGTGACGGATAACAACAACGAGGTCTTTTTCAAGATCAAGCGCAGCACCAAGCTCGAGAAGCTCATGACGGCGTTCTGCGAGCGTCAGGGCAAGACGCTGGCTTCGGTTAGGTTCCTCTTCGAGGGTCAGCGCGTACAGCCCACGGACACCCCGGACACT CTCGAGATGCAGGACGGTGATTGCCTGGAAGTTCACCAAGAGCAGGTCGGCGGCTGGTAG
- a CDS encoding LIM domain-containing protein, with amino-acid sequence MFARSNSSERASPKKATPPSPSYMSSEQFAAYLKDLRASRLNRPGGARPLPASKRDTSCTTAASPSPSSRSSFTQAPRLSETASSPIQNGTSEANNASSPTELSPGRSSVTASVGSKYSNVTRGRDYYPDRPARLLKPSEVVPSATYIERGQRWMEKEEAVSLRKAMEEMDLKGHSKNASGGPLIRPDVGPGSGNDEAPEQTEEERRLYEAALAEAAELVWQHENPGKERPPEPGTPYRYKPHLRKDSYAHARTASVKYGSDVAPTGLARDTSTYSMSGSSTDGEEGQGSSRSPVSPASARPLSFRLPETPRASHERVRDGSPESGNSKSYSTLPGSSGYLRSGSKKDIFGEPQKPFPGDKISEESEARSSSSSLDNFAQIRTPEQLGAKPKNPLNRVQFAPETSPAADGVASSPPKDGSRYEKYEIHRNPVTQSRNPQYTTNVRPALPWERKKPVQEEVPRKHGMEIRSDEIRQATSMKLKDRSVKLPTPSAVSDNPGRPIVSFDRQWKAPDEAADDTPEGPSRFGKSDDRSTPLVPGRFRSQQSQQPQEEPRQSQHHQQQQQQRALPQQPQRPRQQPGSTPNVPVIPVSNGFSTPPSSSSPTRRPLPVPTPPSVQINAPPPSSSIPSISVPSIAVSESASSSRSNIPQIVLPGGSHDDGPSIPVIVTPDDKSSTSNSSSSRRPLPTPGAVGRHMPARPRSHWSPAPKPAGSRATARCHECGDFIEGRFVSLAGMTERFHPQCFTCYSCGTSLEALEISPEPDEHRAARLERIARRTAGEHLPETPGQTMAEDGDARLRFYCHLDWHELFAPRCKHCTTPIMGEHVVALGHHWHFGHFFCAECGDPFERGMTHIEKDGYAWCVSCQTKRTERRAPKCRKCRKAVIGQYIRALGGEWHDECFRCADCGGGFDDGQIFPREGRAGTVPGEMVVLCTGCMERELKA; translated from the exons ATGTTTGCCCGGAGTAACTCGAGCGAGCGTGCTTCGCCCAAAAAGGCCACTCCGCCGTCGCCTTCTTATATGAGCAGCGAGCAATTTG CCGCATATCTTAAAGATCTACGCGCCAGTCGACTTAACAGGCCTGGTGGTGCACGTCCACTGCCCGCTTCGAAACGCGATACTTCTTGTACTACTGCTGCCAGTCCCTCGCCTAGCAGCCGGTCATCTTTCACACAAGCCCCTCGCCTCTCCGAGACCGCCTCCTCTCCCATCCAAAATGGCACTTCAGAAGCGAACAATGCATCCAGCCCAACCGAGCTGTCCCCTGGCCGCAGCTCCGTGACCGCCAGCGTTGGCTCCAAGTACTCAAACGTGACCCGAGGTAGAGATTACTACCCAGACCGTCCAGCCCGGCTCTTGAAGCCATCAGAGGTGGTACCTTCTGCTACCTATATCGAACGCGGTcagagatggatggaaaaggaggaggctgttTCTTTGCGCAAGGCtatggaggagatggatcTAAAGGGACACAGCAAGAACGCCAGTGGTGGCCCGCTGATTAGGCCGGATGTCGGCCCCGGCTCTGGGAACGATGAGGCTCCGGAGCAAACCGAGGAGGAAAGGCGTCTCTACGAAGCCGCGCTGGCCGAGGCAGCTGAGTTAGTATGGCAACACGAAAACCCCGGGAAAGAGAGACCGCCCGAGCCAGGCACCCCATATCGGTATAAGCCTCACTTGCGCAAAGACAGCTACGCCCATGCCCGCACAGCCAGCGTCAAATACGGCAGCGATGTGGCCCCCACTGGTCTAGCCAGAGATACTAGCACGTACTCAATGTCGGGAAGTTCGACGGATggcgaagaaggacaagggtCAAGTCGAAGCCCAGTATCGCCAGCTTCAGCTCGCCCGCTGTCTTTCAGGCTGCCGGAGACACCTAGGGCGAGCCATGAGCGTGTGCGAGATGGCTCCCCAGAATCGGGTAACTCCAAGTCGTACAGCACCTTACCAGGTAGTAGCGGTTACCTACGGAGTGGTTCGAAGAAGGACATATTTGGTGAGCCCCAGAAGCCGTTCCCAGGTGACAAGATTTCGGAGGAATCAGAAGCGCGGTCATCTTCTTCTAGCCTGGATAACTTTGCACAAATCAGAACTCCTGAGCAACTGGGAGCGAAACCCAAGAACCCCCTGAATCGCGTACAGTTTGCCCCTGAAACGTCCCCGGCAGCGGATGGCGTTGCCTCGTCCCCTCCCAAAGACGGATCTAGGTACGAAAAGTATGAGATTCACCGTAATCCTGTCACCCAATCCCGCAACCCTCAGTACACCACCAACGTACGCCCCGCTTTGCCttgggaaagaaagaaaccgGTGCAGGAAGAGGTTCCTCGAAAGCACGGCATGGAAATCCGCAGCGATGAGATACGGCAAGCCACAAGCATGAAGCTGAAAGACCGCAGCGTCAAGCTACCTACGCCGTCTGCCGTCAGTGACAATCCCGGTCGACCCATCGTAAGCTTTGACAGACAATGGAAAGCTCCTGATGAGGCTGCTGATGACACGCCAGAAGGACCGTCGAGATTCGGCAAGAGTGACGACCGCTCGACGCCGCTCGTCCCTGGACGTTTCCGCAGCCAGCAGTCGCAGCAACCCCAAGAAGAGCCGCGGCAAtcgcaacaccaccaacaacaacagcagcagcgagcACTCCCACAGCAACCCCAGCGACCACGACAGCAGCCGGGCTCGACGCCGAACGTCCCTGTTATCCCTGTTTCGAATGGTTTTTCAACCCCaccgtcgtcttcgtcgccAACAAGACGCCCACTCCCAGTCCCAACCCCACCCAGTGTTCAAATAAATGCACCGCCGCCTTCATCTTCTATCCCCTCAATATCTGTTCCCTCCATCGCTGTCTCGGAGTCAGCTTCATCATCACGATCTAACATCCCTCAGATTGTCCTCCCAGGCGGATCTCACGATGATGGACCTAGCATTCCAGTAATCGTGACGCCAGACGATAAATCCAGCACCTCCAATAGCAGCAGCTCCCGACGCCCGCTCCCCACCCCGGGAGCCGTAGGTCGACATATGCCAGCTCGGCCACGCAGCCACTGGTCACCGGCGCCCAAACCAGCAGGCAGCCGCGCCACGGCTCGCTGCCACGAGTGCGGCGACTTCATTGAAGGCCGCTTCGTCTCACTGGCCGGGATGACGGAGCGCTTCCATCCGCAGTGCTTCACATGCTACTCATGCGGCACGTCGCTCGAGGCGCTCGAGATATCTCCAGAACCGGATGAGCACCGGGCGGCGCGGCTCGAGCGCATCGCCCGGCGGACCGCAGGCGAACATCTCCCCGAAACGCCGGGCCAGACCATGGCCGAGGACGGTGATGCGCGTCTCCGGTTCTACTGCCACTTGGACTGGCACGAACTGTTCGCGCCGCGGTGCAAGCACTGCACGACGCCCATTATGGGCGAGCACGTGGTGGCGCTGGGCCACCACTGGCACTTTGGCCACTTCTTCTGCGCCGAGTGCGGGGACCCATTTGAGCGCGGCATGACGCATATCGAAAAGGACGGTTATGCGTGGTGCGTGTCGTGCCAGACAAAGCGCACCGAGCGCAGGGCGCCCAAATGTCGCAAGTGCCGGAAGGCCGTCATCGGGCAGTACATTCGGGCGCTTGGCGGCGAGTGGCACGATGAGTGTTTCCGCTGTGCCGACTGCGGCGGCGGGTTCGATGATGGACAGATATTCCCTAGGGAAGGGAGGGCCGGCACGGTGCCGGGTGAGATGGTTGTTCTTTGTACTGGATGCATGGAGAGGGAGTTAAAAGCATAG
- a CDS encoding DUF1903 domain-containing protein produces MTLQDDLAASPPCHPRACAIQNCLTRNGFDESKCQKQIDALYECCNAFYEKNSESASTVSCPKASLLRLKMEQRKKAT; encoded by the exons ATG ACATTGCAAGACGACCTCGCAGCCAGTCCGCCATGCCATCCACGCGCG TGCGCGATACAAA ATTGCCTGACCAGAAACGGATTTGATGAGAGCAAATGCCAGAAACAGATAGACGCACTCTACGAGTGTTGCAACGCGTTTTACGAAAAGAACAGCGAAAGCGCGTCAACAGTTAGCTGCCCCAAAGCGAGCCTGCTACGGCTCAAGATGGAACAGAGAAAGAAGGCTACATGA